Genomic DNA from Leptotrichia wadei:
AGTGGTATTTCAAGGGATAAAAAAATCACAGTTAAATTAATAACTGCAATTCCTTATTTCTATTTTTTTCATTACTTTTTTCCAACTCCGCTTAATTTCTCAAAAATAACAGACTTTGTAATCACATAAAGTAAAATTGCTATCAACAATGGCAACACTATTGATGTTAACAAAAGTATTCCAATAATAACTGGTGCATCTTCAACCAAATCTTTTGAAATGGTATTTATTTCCTTCGTAAAGTTATCAATTTTACCTTTTGCACTATCTATTTGACCTGGAATGTTAAAAATGCTCTTAGACTGATCTAGCGAAAGCATCTCATCTTTCACTTTATTTAGCCTTCCCAGATCTTGATTTAGTTCAACAATTGCAGGCTCTTTATATTCCTTTTCAAAATATCTCGATATTGTTGAATTTATAAAAATTGCACTTGGTAAAACTATGTAAATATAAAGCAATATGAAAAATGAATATTTAGAAATCTTTCTAAAAATTTTTGTAACTTTATTTTTATAAATAGTATATGGAAAAATTGTAATTAACGAAATAAACGTCAAGATTGTAGCCAATTTTACTTTAAAAATTTCATAATAAATAGTTTCCAGCTTCAGTATAACAACGCTCGCAAGTGACACTTTCCATAAAATATTTATCATGTCGTAAATAGGCTGAATAATATCTCCAATCTCAATTTCCATTCCAACAATCATACTAACATTAACCGTACTACCTTCAATAATATCCGTAGTTCCTTTCAAAAGCGACAATGTTAAAAACATCTTTTTAGATTCTTCATAAGTTTTTTCTAAATATGGCATTGTTAAATTTTTAAAAAAATTAAAAACTGTATGCTCAAAAATTTTATCCATTATCCCAAAAATACATAAAACTAATCCAACTACAATTAATATTTTTACTAAAAGATTTTTTTTCTCAGAATCCCATTTTGGAAAATTATTTTTTCGATTTTTCTCCAATTTTTTTTCATTTTCTGCTGTCAAAACAGCCTCATTTTTTTCTGCCAATTAATCTCACTCCTTTTTTACTTTTTTATTAAAATCAATCCCATTCTAAAATTTTTCTCACAACATAAGAAGCCAACACAAGCCCAGCTGTTCCAGGTACAAACGAATTACTTCCAGGCGTAGTTTTTCTAGGAATCTCATTATTCTCCCTAAATTCAGTTGGTAATTCTTCCTTAAATAATTCCGATTTGTCAGGTTTAACTGGAATTTCTCTTGAATACACAACTGGTATATTTATAATCTTTTTCTTTTTTAAAATGCTTCTAATCGTTCTTGCCATCGGACAAACAGATGTATTTTTTATCTTTGCAATTTCTACCATTTCTGGATGCATTTTATTCCCAAATCCCATCGAAGAAATGATATTTATTTTGTTTTCTACACAATATTCAATTAAATTAACCTTACTTCCAATTACATCAATAGCATCCACAACAAAGTCATATTTATATTTACAATTTTTCTTACCATTATTCAAATCTTTTGATTCTTCAAAATTTTCAACCTTTTCAAAATCCCCTAAAATTTCATCAATATCATCAGCAACCAGTTTTTTCACAAGTTCAACTTCACATTCAGGATTAATATCCAAAATTCTATCCTTCATAACATCAACTTTAGACTTCCCAATCGTGCTTCTAAGCGAATGAAGCTGTCTATTAATATTTGACTCTGAAATTTCATCAAAATCAACCATCGTAATATGCCCGACTCCAGCTCTCGCCAGAGCTTCCACAGTATAAGAGCCAACTCCGCCAACTCCAAAAATTATAACTCTCGAATTATTCAACTTTTCAATTCCATCTTCTCCAACCATCATTGAAAATCTGGCAAATGTCTGATTCTTATTATTCATATTTAAAATATTTCTCCTTTTCAACACTTATTTTTAATCATTTACAAAAGTATAAAAATGGCAATAAAAACAGTATCTTTAAATTTCTATCTTTATTATTTTCTCTCTGCTTTTTTATTATTTAAAAAAAGCAAAATTTCAACTAGATTAGACTTTTACTACTCTCATATCTTTTCAATTTTTAAAATTTCGCTCCTATTATATCACAAATTTAAAAAATGTAAATAGCCAAAATATAAAAATTTTATTATCTACTTTTATTATATTTGATTTCATTTTTTCTTACCAAACTCTTTCTCAAACGAACTCAAATCCATATTTTTCAACACTCTCTCAAGTAAAAGTGGCAATTTTTCAGGATTACAAGCAAAACATGGAATTCCAAGTGATGCAATTTTTCCAGACATTTGTGAGTCATAATAAGGTTTTCCATCTCCAGATATTGCTAAAAGACAAACTACTATTACTCCCGAATCTTTCATTTCTTGTAATCTTCTTAGCATTTCACCACGATTTCCACCTTCGATTAAATCAGATATTAGAAAAAATATTGTTTTTTTCGGATTTTCAACATATTTTGTACAATATTTAATTGATTTATTGATATTTGTTCCACCACCTAGCTGAAATCCGTATAGTAAATCAACTGGATCATCTGATTTTTCTGTCAAATCCACAATTTCAGTATCAAAAGCTACCACACGTGTTTTTAGTGAAGCGATACTTGCTAAAATACATGCCATTACTGAAGAATAAATTACAGATTCTCCCATCGATCCACTTTGGTCAATATCCAAAATGACTGTAAATTTACTTGTGGGATTAACGCTTGCCCTCTCAAAAAAATAATAATGCTCTGGAACAATTTTTTTTAATTCCCTGTTGTAATTTTTTATTCCTCTTCGTATCGTTGTTTTAAAATCTAAAGATGACGCAGATGGAATTGGCGAGTGTTGTTTCTTGTTAAGTGCTGCTCTAACTGCTCTTCTAATATTACTTTCCAACAATTTATTAATTTCCTCTACAATTTTTTTTATGAAATTTCTAACACTTTCTTTACTTTTTTGTGGAATTTGCTCTTTCAAAAGCATAATTGTTGAAGCAAGATTTATGTTAAGCTCTACTTGATCCAATATTTCAGGCTCAAAAAGCAATTGTTTCAATCCACATCTTTCCATCGCATCTGTCTGAATAATTTTCACCAATTCTTTATCAAACAAAGTTCTAACATCTCCGAGCCATCTACTAATTTGTGGATTAGACGGACCTCGCCCAGCAGAATCTCCACCCATAAATTGTCCTGTTGGATTATAAATCGCATCCAACGCCTTATCCATCAACCAATCTTCCTCTGTAAAACTTGGAATAGCTTCTGAATCCATAGATGAAAATTCTTCTTCCGTATCTTTTCCAAGAATTAATCGCCAACGTTTTATATCTTCTTTATAGTCCATTTTTTCGCACCTCTTTAATATTCTTAATATATCTTAAAATTTTATTTAGGATTAGCTACAAATTTTTCTTTTTTTATTTCTATTTCATCATTATTAATAATTATTGATTCCAAACTATGTCCTGTTTTTTCAATTAATTCATAAGTTCCCACAAAAAAACAAAATTTTTTCTTACATTCTTTAGATTTTTCTGAATAGGGAACTACTAAATAATTATCTCCATATTCAGATAGTACAATCATTTTTTTACCTTCCACTGTAGTTAATTCATAATTATGAGAATTTATAGACGAATTTATTAATATCCCTATACCTATGATAAATTCTGCTATCCAAACCCATGCTATCTTTTTTTCAATTTCTGATCTCTGATTTCTAGATTTAAAAAAATTATAGTACACTAATACTCCAAAATCAAATATAAAAAATAAAAATAACAATATAAAATAATAATAAGATAATTTATTATCTAATCTTAATTGATAGACATTGAAAACCAATAATTGATAACTTATTACAATGTGGCACAAAAAATTTTGTATTTTTTTCTCATCTTTTATTTGACTACTATCCGAACTCTTTTCTTTATTATATATTAATAGCAAGAATAAAAGAATCGGAATTATTATAATTATTAACATGTAAAGTATTCTGTTATAATCAAAAGAAAAGAAATATTTAGAAGGTATATCATACAACTTTTCTTTATCTTTCGAAAGATATAATTTAATAATATAATCTATTCCTATTATAATAAATCCCAAGATAGCTGTGACTATTTCAAAATTTTCTTTTATTTTCTTTATCCATTGTTCTATTCCTTGATTTTCTAATTCTAAATTTCTTTCTCCCATAAAAATTCTCCTATTTTTTATTAAAATTTTTTAATCATCTAATTTTCGATCAAATATCATCAAAATCAAATTCTTCTAATCCTGCAATTATTTCTTTCTCATTTTCTCCCAGATCATCATTTATTACAGCACTTACATCATTTTTATTCAAGCCCCATATTTCTGCGATATTTTCGGCAATATCATGCTTTTCATTTGAAGTAAAGTCAGCAA
This window encodes:
- a CDS encoding VWA domain-containing protein, giving the protein MDYKEDIKRWRLILGKDTEEEFSSMDSEAIPSFTEEDWLMDKALDAIYNPTGQFMGGDSAGRGPSNPQISRWLGDVRTLFDKELVKIIQTDAMERCGLKQLLFEPEILDQVELNINLASTIMLLKEQIPQKSKESVRNFIKKIVEEINKLLESNIRRAVRAALNKKQHSPIPSASSLDFKTTIRRGIKNYNRELKKIVPEHYYFFERASVNPTSKFTVILDIDQSGSMGESVIYSSVMACILASIASLKTRVVAFDTEIVDLTEKSDDPVDLLYGFQLGGGTNINKSIKYCTKYVENPKKTIFFLISDLIEGGNRGEMLRRLQEMKDSGVIVVCLLAISGDGKPYYDSQMSGKIASLGIPCFACNPEKLPLLLERVLKNMDLSSFEKEFGKKK
- a CDS encoding tRNA threonylcarbamoyladenosine dehydratase produces the protein MNNKNQTFARFSMMVGEDGIEKLNNSRVIIFGVGGVGSYTVEALARAGVGHITMVDFDEISESNINRQLHSLRSTIGKSKVDVMKDRILDINPECEVELVKKLVADDIDEILGDFEKVENFEESKDLNNGKKNCKYKYDFVVDAIDVIGSKVNLIEYCVENKINIISSMGFGNKMHPEMVEIAKIKNTSVCPMARTIRSILKKKKIINIPVVYSREIPVKPDKSELFKEELPTEFRENNEIPRKTTPGSNSFVPGTAGLVLASYVVRKILEWD